CAGGAGCTCTGTCAGCAGATACAGCGGACATTCGAGCTGTGCGGTGTAGACTTTTCGCTCTGTACGGTGGCGATGGTGCAGACGGTATCAAGACGGCTCTCAAGTACGCCGACGCCTGATCTTATCATTACGGACGAATGTCATCATGCGACATCGAATACATACAAGAGGATCTACGAGAGATTTCCTTCAGCGGCGCGGATCGGGTTCACGGCAACGCCTGTACGCATGATAGAAGGTGGTCTGGGCAGTGTGTTCGATGCGCTGATCGAGTCGGTCAGTACGAAGTGGCTGATCGAGAATGGATATCTGGCACCGTACAAGTATTACTCGGTGAAGGTTGCCGACATCAAGGGTCTGCCGTCACGCGGCGGAGATTATGATAAGGCGGCTCTTGCCGAGCTGATGGAGCAGAAATATATCTACGGCAAGACGGTGGAAACGTACGAGCGTATCTGTGGGGGCAGGCAGACGATCGTGTACTGCGCATCCATTGAGGCGAGCAAGCGAACGGCAGAGGAGTTTGGCCGTGCAGGGTATTCGGCGGCACATATCGACGGGACGACCCCGCCCGCCGAGCGTGCAAGACTGATACAGGATTATCGAAGCGGGCGGATAACGGTACTGACGAATGTCGAGCTCTTCGGAGAAGGCTTCGATGTCCCCGACTGTGAGTGTGTCATCCTGCTTCGGCCGACAAAATCGTTGTCACT
This portion of the Selenomonadales bacterium genome encodes:
- a CDS encoding DEAD/DEAH box helicase; this encodes MIEGTIARLATEKGNRVLFLVHRQELCQQIQRTFELCGVDFSLCTVAMVQTVSRRLSSTPTPDLIITDECHHATSNTYKRIYERFPSAARIGFTATPVRMIEGGLGSVFDALIESVSTKWLIENGYLAPYKYYSVKVADIKGLPSRGGDYDKAALAELMEQKYIYGKTVETYERICGGRQTIVYCASIEASKRTAEEFGRAGYSAAHIDGTTPPAERARLIQDYRSGRITVLTNVELFGEGFDVPDCECVILLRPTKSLSLFIQQSMRSMRYKPNKVAYIIDHVANVYVHGFPDDAHEWSLETKRRKQKSSITVKECPVCFAVLPLFTKVCPYCTAELKQTQEEQRIEVEAELEEIRRMPYEDYRKAKTFGDLERISKAKKYKFMWTVHKAIELGIQVPPKYRYLERRFCR